One Thermococcus sp. M36 genomic window, ACCCTCCTGGTCTCACAGCTTATACCACCGGAGGCCTATGATCCCGCTCCCATCAGGTCCGAGGAAGCAAGCTACCGCGTCTATATGGAGAACCACGAATGGGTTGCTTCGCTGACCTGTCAGGCATATGTGAGGGAGTACTACGGCCACCTCATCAACTGGACACTTGGTTACCCTCACGACTACCTCATTTCTCATCCGGGCTTTACTGAAACCGTCATTCTGGTGGATGACTGGAAAGAATTCCTTGCAGAACTCCCGGCCCACTGCTATCCCAACGTCAGGGGCAGGGCGGAGTATTCGGACACACTCTACCGTGCAATCCTCATGCTGGAGAACATCACAAACGGAACATCCGATGGAGAAGTGATTGAGTCCATGCTCCGGGGGGCTTCCTACTTTGCAAGGCCCCACACGAACAAGACGCTTGTCCATGTTACCGTGCTCACAACAGACATAGCTCGCGAAAACAGGAGGCCGTTCCTCATAATCTGGTCATCTGTCGTCCTCCTGAGCCTTGTGGGAATCTACCTGTCTTTGAAGGGCAATAAATTTGTTCTTGTGGGCTTTGTGGTTCTCCTGTTGTTGGGTTCGGTATTCGCCGGGATATACATCAAAGGAGAGGGAGAAAGACGGGAGAAGTCCGCCGCGTTCCGGGAACTCCTTAACATCCACGGGGAAGGTGGATCCTGCGGCCAGGTGGTTGCGGCAGTTAACGTACCGCTCTCAAAAGATGACCTGTCCCGCATGCTCTCGCTCGTCAATGAGACTGGTTCAAAGGTAATATCGGTGGAGTGGCGGGATTACGTGGTTCTCCTCTCGCTGGGCGTGAACCCCACGGAGTACAGCCGCTTTGTAGAGGAAGCCTCAAAAAACGGCTGGGACGTTAGTGTGATGGACGGCTGGAGCATTGAGGAATTCACCAGAATGAGAGAGGCATCGGTAAACTGGACCGAGAGAGAAATCTCGGTTCTCACGAGGCATCTGGATGAGCTGCCGGAGGACAAGAGGACAGCCGTCCTGGAGTACGTTGAAGAACTCAACAGAACCCTGTCTTGGGAAAAGGCCCGTCTCAGAACAGAGGGAAAATGTATGGGTGTGAACGTCGTATTCCCGGCTCCAGGAACGGAAGACTATGACTACGCCTCTCTGTCGAGGCTCCTTTCAAGGATCGCCCTGCTGGTGATAAGTGTACTCCTCTTTGCAGGGGTTGGGGGGCTGTTTTATAAATGATAACAAGAGGAACTTTTAAGTATTTTTGGCACTGATTTCTTTTGGGCGAGGGTGGTGAAGCTTTACCGGACTGGTGAGGCCGCAAAGAAACTCGGAGTTTCCAAGATGACAGTCCTCCGCTGGATTAAATCGGGCAAACTCAAAGCCCACAGAATCGGCAAAGAATACCGAGTCCCCGAAAGCGAAATCAAGAGAATTCTTGAGGGCAAAGTCCCCGATAAGGTTGTAATTTACGCCAGAGTCTCAAGCCGAGACCAGAAGGAAGACTTGGAAAGACAAGTTGAATACCTCAAAAACTACTCCTCATCAAAAGGCTACCAAGTGGCCAAAATCATCACCGACATATCCTCCGGCCTGAACGAGAACAGGAGGGGATTAAAACAGCTCTTCAAATTGGTTGAAGATGGAGAAGTTACCAAAGTCATCATAACTTACCGGGACAGGCTCACCCGCTTCGGCTTCGAATACCTCGAACAATACTTCAACTCTCACGGCGTCGAAATCGAGGTAATCTTCGACGATGAGGAGAAAACACCAGAAAAAGAGCTCGTGGAGGACTTGTTGGCCATAGTAACCTCCTTCGCCGGAAAGCTCTATGGGGCTCGTTCTCACAAGAAAAAACATCTCATCGAGGCTGTGAAGAATGCCCTTCGAGACGATTAAACTGACCGCCAAGTTCAAACTCAAGGAAATACCTAATGGGTTAGATGACCTCTTCTCCACTTACCGTGAGATTGTGAATTTTCTCATCACTTACGCTTTTGAGAATAACGTTACCAGCTTTTACCGGCTGAAGAAGGAAACTTACAAAGGCTTACGCAGGGAATATCCAGAACTCCCAAGCCATTACCTTTACACGGCCTGTCAGATGGCCACGTCAATCTTCAAGAGTTTTAAAAAGAGGAAGAAAAAAGGCAAAGCCAAAGGAAAACCTGTATTCAAAAAAGAAGTCATTATGCTCGACGACCACCTCTTTAAACTCGACTTGGAGAATGGAACGGTAAAACTCTCCACTCCCAAAGGAAGAATTCAGTTAGAGTTTTATCCTGCAAAATATCACCGGAAGTTCAAGGACTGGAAGATTGGGCAAGCGTGGTTGGTTAAAGCGCCGAAAGGAACTTTTCTAAACGTTGTTTTCTCTAAAGAGGTT contains:
- a CDS encoding IS607 family transposase; translation: MVKLYRTGEAAKKLGVSKMTVLRWIKSGKLKAHRIGKEYRVPESEIKRILEGKVPDKVVIYARVSSRDQKEDLERQVEYLKNYSSSKGYQVAKIITDISSGLNENRRGLKQLFKLVEDGEVTKVIITYRDRLTRFGFEYLEQYFNSHGVEIEVIFDDEEKTPEKELVEDLLAIVTSFAGKLYGARSHKKKHLIEAVKNALRDD